Proteins from one Malaya genurostris strain Urasoe2022 chromosome 2, Malgen_1.1, whole genome shotgun sequence genomic window:
- the LOC131431786 gene encoding threonine aspartase 1: MPGFVAVHTGAGNCIDETLYKNVCKEACIQGVSALQNGGSALDACELAIMTLENSCATNAGLGSNLTWDRRVECDACIMDGGSLQFGACTNVSDVKNPISLARHICEKQSNLLSFGRIPPMVLSGRGASAYAKEIGLRIVPMEHMISAKAAKSYEHYRKSIAKYEEMNQLKLSPLDTVGAVCVDAGGSIVAGCSSGGLLLKVSGRIGQAATYGAGCWAMMDEPSCMSAATCTTGNGEYLMKTLFAKELVEDLINCNCPITSQHQIYQKKLLNSPFLAKQNEIHAGSLSIIYNTASNDGDLLWAHTTNSMCLGFQSTKQKKPKFVLSKLPPNLSCGTKTIVSGHHFKLSY, encoded by the exons ATGCCTGGATTTGTTGCTGTTCATACTG GAGCTGGTAACTGCATCGATGAaacattatacaaaaatgtTTGTAAGGAGGCATGCATCCAAGGAGTTAGTGCATTACAAAACGGAGGAAGTGCCTTGGATGCATGCGAGCTAGCTATCATGACCTTGGAGAACTCCTGCGCGACAAACGCTGGACTTGGTTCAAATTTAACCTGGGACAGACGAGTGGAATGTGATGCATGTATAATGGATGGAGGAAGTTTGCAGTTTGGAGCCTGTACTAACGTTTCCGATGTAAAGAATCCGATCAGCTTAGCTCGACACATATGTGAAAAACAATCGAATCTATTGAGCTTCGGTAGGATTCCGCCAATGGTGCTGTCGGGGAGAGGTGCTTCTGCTTACGCGAAAGAAATCGGACTACGTATTGTTCCTATGGAGCATATGATTTCAGCAAAAGCAGCCAAAAGCTATGAACACTATAGGAAAAGTATAGCAAAATACGAGGAAATGAATCAATTAAAGTTATCCCCCTTGGACACAGTGGGAGCGGTTTGTGTCGACGCTGGGGGTTCTATAGTAGCTGGATGTAGTTCAGGAGGATTATTGTTGAAAGTGAGCGGACGAATAGGGCAAGCTGCAACCTATGGAGCTGGATGTTGGGCCATGATGGACGAACCCAGCTGCATGTCTGCCGCCACATGTACAACAGGCAATGGAGAGTATCTGATGAAAACGCTTTTTGCTAAAGAACTAGTAGAAGATTTGATCAACTGTAACTGTCCAATAACCTCACAGCACCAAATATATCAGAAAAAGCTGCTGAATTCTCCGTTTTTGGCAAagcagaacgaaatccatgccgGGTCATTATCGATAATCTACAACACtgccagtaatgatggtgatctATTGTGGGCCCATACCACTAATTCAATGTGTTTGGGTTTCCAATCAACGAAACAGAAGAAGCCGAAG TTCGTTTTATCAAAGCTTCCTCCGAATCTCTCCTGTGGAACTAAAACTATTGTTAGCGGTCATCACTTTAAGCTATCTTATTGA